From Levilactobacillus zymae, a single genomic window includes:
- a CDS encoding ECF transporter S component gives MARWHVKEIILVTILAIFMGVIFWVTGPLYTLLGAALAPLGLQPMANDLLLGLWCMAGPLAGFIIRIPGAATLGEFLGSVVEMFLGNMWGATTLISGIVQGIGSELGFAFTGYKHYNWLTLVLSALTTTLVTFGWDFFRNGYNKYQLGFMLLLLMTRFISVFIFGGVLTKLITNLLNRAHILAPRAKA, from the coding sequence ATGGCACGTTGGCACGTTAAAGAGATTATTCTAGTCACAATTTTAGCAATTTTTATGGGGGTGATTTTCTGGGTCACCGGTCCACTCTACACCCTCTTGGGCGCCGCCTTAGCTCCCTTAGGACTCCAACCCATGGCTAACGACCTACTCTTAGGGCTCTGGTGCATGGCCGGTCCCTTAGCCGGCTTCATCATTCGCATCCCCGGTGCCGCAACCTTAGGCGAGTTTCTGGGCTCCGTCGTCGAAATGTTTCTGGGCAACATGTGGGGCGCAACAACCCTAATCTCCGGAATTGTTCAGGGAATTGGTTCCGAATTAGGGTTTGCCTTCACGGGTTACAAACACTACAATTGGCTGACGTTAGTGCTTAGTGCCCTGACCACCACGCTGGTGACCTTTGGGTGGGACTTTTTCCGCAATGGCTACAACAAGTATCAACTCGGCTTTATGCTCCTCCTACTCATGACACGGTTTATTTCCGTCTTTATCTTCGGGGGTGTGTTAACCAAGCTCATCACTAATCTGTTGAACCGAGCTCACATTCTAGCACCACGCGCAAAAGCTTAA